A portion of the Halobacillus ihumii genome contains these proteins:
- the dapG gene encoding aspartate kinase, producing MKLLVQKFGGTSVRDQESRSRAISHIKNALSEGYKVVVTVSAMGRKGEPYATDTLLDLIQFPESKVSDREQDLIMSCGETISSVVFSNELTREGVSAAALTGAQAGFLTTDDFTRAKILRMDPTRILAELEKNDVVVVAGFQGKTESGDTTTIGRGGSDTSAAALGAALSADYIDIFTDVEGIMTADPRLVESARALHVVTYNEICNLAYQGAKVIHPRAVEIAMHAKVPIRVRSTYSDSTGTLVAASKEGEAGNDLPDRLVTGIAHMSGLTQIKVQSKEDPSRLQSEVFKSMAEANISVDFINISPSGVTYTIDGMFTERAVGILNDLGYDPEIKAGCAKVSTVGAGITGVPGVTAQIVQTLIERGVQILQSADSHTTIWVLIKEEDLIDAVNALHDIFQLNKE from the coding sequence TTGAAATTACTCGTGCAAAAATTTGGGGGAACCTCTGTCCGTGATCAAGAAAGCAGATCACGGGCAATCTCTCATATTAAGAATGCTCTAAGTGAAGGATACAAAGTCGTCGTTACCGTTTCCGCAATGGGGCGTAAAGGCGAGCCATATGCAACAGATACATTACTTGATTTAATCCAGTTTCCCGAGTCAAAGGTGTCAGACCGAGAACAGGATCTGATTATGTCTTGCGGAGAAACAATTTCATCCGTGGTTTTTTCAAACGAATTAACTCGGGAAGGGGTATCTGCAGCAGCTTTAACAGGTGCTCAGGCTGGTTTTTTAACAACAGATGACTTTACTCGGGCTAAAATCTTACGCATGGACCCAACTCGCATTTTAGCGGAACTTGAGAAAAATGATGTTGTAGTTGTAGCTGGATTCCAAGGGAAGACGGAGTCAGGTGATACGACAACGATAGGTCGTGGGGGCAGTGATACAAGTGCTGCAGCCTTAGGTGCGGCTTTAAGTGCGGATTACATTGATATTTTTACAGATGTTGAAGGAATTATGACAGCCGATCCTAGGCTTGTAGAATCTGCACGGGCACTCCATGTAGTCACATATAATGAAATTTGTAATCTTGCTTATCAAGGGGCCAAAGTGATTCATCCTCGTGCAGTTGAAATTGCCATGCATGCGAAGGTACCTATCCGGGTCCGCTCGACCTATTCAGACTCGACGGGCACATTAGTAGCTGCTTCGAAAGAAGGGGAAGCAGGGAATGATCTTCCGGATCGACTCGTAACAGGAATCGCTCATATGTCCGGGTTAACTCAAATTAAAGTTCAATCCAAGGAGGATCCATCGAGACTTCAATCCGAAGTGTTTAAATCCATGGCTGAGGCGAATATTTCTGTTGACTTTATTAACATTTCTCCAAGTGGGGTAACCTATACGATTGATGGAATGTTTACGGAAAGAGCAGTCGGTATCTTGAATGATCTCGGTTACGATCCGGAGATTAAAGCAGGCTGTGCAAAAGTATCGACGGTTGGGGCTGGGATTACCGGTGTACCCGGGGTTACAGCTCAAATTGTGCAAACACTAATTGAGCGTGGTGTACAAATTTTGCAGTCAGCCGATTCCCATACGACAATTTGGGTCCTGATCAAGGAAGAGGATTTAATTGACGCTGTCAATGCCCTCCACGATATCTTTCAATTGAATAAAGAATAA
- the dapA gene encoding 4-hydroxy-tetrahydrodipicolinate synthase — MDFGKVLTAMVTPFDINGNLDLAKTSTLVEYLIDHGTEGLVVAGTTGESPTLTSEEKVALWEHVVKVVNGRIPVIAGSGSNNTQASIELSKKAEQTGVDAIMLVAPYYNKPNQRGLYEHFKTIAASITKPVMLYNVPGRTAVRMNADTVIKLSEVENIVSVKEATGDLDAVAEIVEKTDDSFSLYSGDDNLTLPIYAVGGNGIVSVSSHVVGEDLGEMLRLFDAGKGKEAAAIHRRILPVLKGMFSAPSPTPIKTALQMKGLDTGGVRLPLVPLTSEERHTIQQLVDTI; from the coding sequence GTGGATTTTGGTAAAGTATTAACAGCCATGGTGACACCTTTTGACATCAATGGGAACCTTGATCTTGCTAAAACGTCGACACTGGTAGAATATTTAATAGATCATGGGACAGAAGGGTTAGTTGTGGCTGGAACAACTGGAGAATCACCAACACTTACTTCAGAAGAAAAAGTGGCTCTTTGGGAGCATGTAGTAAAAGTAGTCAACGGCAGAATCCCGGTTATTGCAGGCAGTGGCAGCAATAATACGCAAGCTTCCATTGAACTCTCAAAGAAAGCTGAACAAACTGGAGTAGATGCCATAATGCTCGTTGCCCCTTATTACAATAAGCCGAATCAACGTGGTCTTTATGAACATTTTAAAACCATTGCTGCATCCATTACGAAACCTGTCATGCTATATAACGTTCCAGGTCGAACAGCTGTCCGAATGAATGCTGACACAGTCATTAAACTATCGGAAGTTGAGAATATTGTCTCTGTCAAAGAAGCGACAGGAGATCTCGATGCGGTAGCCGAGATTGTAGAAAAAACAGATGACTCGTTCTCACTCTATAGTGGTGATGATAATTTGACTCTTCCGATTTATGCAGTGGGCGGAAATGGAATTGTGTCTGTTTCCTCTCATGTCGTCGGTGAGGACCTGGGTGAGATGCTTAGATTGTTTGACGCTGGGAAAGGAAAAGAAGCTGCTGCCATTCACAGGCGGATCCTTCCTGTGTTAAAAGGAATGTTTAGTGCACCTTCCCCAACCCCAATCAAGACAGCTTTGCAAATGAAAGGGCTCGATACAGGAGGAGTCAGACTGCCTCTCGTTCCCCTCACTTCTGAAGAACGCCACACGATTCAACAATTAGTTGACACGATTTAA